The following is a genomic window from Mycobacterium parmense.
GCCCAGGGTCACGAAGGGCTCGTGGTTGATCTCCACCGGCACGCGCGGGCGACCGATCGCGCCGGAGACGGCGAGGTCGGCGCGCTCCCGCAGCAGCCCGGCGTCGAGCAGGGCGATGACCTGGCGGTTGACCGTCGCGATGCTCAGGGAGGTGACCCTGGCGATGACGTCGCGGCCGACGGGGCCGTGCAGCCGGACGGCCCGGAAGACCGACGCCGCCGCGGAGTCGGGAATATGCAGCGCCGGCGGCAGGATCTGGGGGCGAGATCGCCGATTGCCCGTCTGGCCGGCTGCGCGGTTAGGCGAACGGTGGGAGGGGGTAAGAGTGTTCGAGCGCACGTGCGTCCTTTGTCCGAGTTCTGCTGGCCGGTCCTTGGCCACGCCTGAAATCAGGAGCGGCAAAGTGCGCGGCAACAACACGCACGTGCCGCGAAGCGACACGCGACCGTCGTGTTGAACAAGGCGCTGGGGTGCACACCAAAAACCTAGCATGATTACTAGAGTTGCTGCGATGGTTGCAATTGGCAGGAATGAACGCGTCGCCGTGGTCACCGGTGCGAGTTCCGGAATCGGCGAGGCGACCGCGAGAACCCTTGCCGCACAGGGCTTTCACGTGGTCGCGGTGGCGCGGCGCGCACAGCGCATCCAGGCGCTGGCCGACGAGATCGGCGGCACCGCGATTGTGGCGGATGTCACAGACGACGCCGCGGTCGACTCCCTGTCGGCCGCGTTGGGGCGGGTCGACGTGCTGGTCAACAACGCCGGGGGCGCACGGGGCCTGGAATTCGTTGCCGACGCCGACCTCGAGCACTGGCGGTGGATGTGGGAGACCAATGTGCTGGGCACGCTGCGGGTCACCCGCGCGCTGCTGCCACGGCTGATCGACTCCGGCGACGGGCTGATCGTCACCGTCACCTCGATCGCGGCGCTGGAAACCTACGACGGCGGCGCCGGGTACACGGCGGCCAAGCATGCCCAGGGCGCGCTGCACCGCACGCTGCGCGGCGAGTTGCTGGGAAAACCGGTGCGGCTCACCGAGATCGCGCCCGGTGCGGTCGAGACCGAGTTCTCGCTGGTGCGATTCGACGGCGACGAAAAGCGCGCGGACGACGTCTATACCGGCATCACCCCGCTGACGGCGGGCGACATCGCCGAGGTGATCGGATTCGTGGCCTCCCGGCCCTCGCACGTCGACCTGGACTTGGTTGTCATCCGGCCCCGCGACCAGGCCAGCGCGTCCCGGTTCAACCGCCGGGGCTAGGCACCGGGCTCGAAGAGGTGGTCGTCGTCGTGGTCGGCGTGCCCGACAGCGTCGGCGCGTCCGTCGGGGTGACCGGCGCGGTGACGGGGATCTGAGTCGACGGCGCGTGCGCCTTCGGCGGCGGCAGCGCCGACATCGCGACCCAGGTGTCCCAGTCCACGGCCCAGTCCCAGATGTCGCCGTCGGCGTAGGACAGCTGGATGGTGCTGCCGGTCACCTCGACCGGGTCACCGTAGATCGCGGAGTGGTAGTACTCCTCGGCGTCGCCTGTCGAGAGGTTGATGCAGCCGTTGGTGACGTTGCTGTTGCCCTGCGCGCCCGCACTCGACGGGTTGGCGTGGATGAATTCGCCGTTGTTGGAGATCCGCACCGCCCACCGTTCGTGGGCGTTGGTGTAGCCGGCGGCCGGGTTGGACATGTAGAAGTCGGCGTACTTCTCGGTGACCACGTGGATGCCGTTGCGCGTGACGTTGCGGGCCTTGTCGGCCTCGCCGTAGCTGCACGGGAAGTCCATGATGACGCCCGCGTCGGTGACGACCTGGATCCGGTGCGACGACACCTCCGCCTTCACCACCTGCCGCCGGCCGATCTGAATGCGCAGCGAGATGTCGTCGGCTCCGTAAGCGCCGTCGCCGAACGGCAGCCCGTACAGCTTGGCGTCGACGTTCACCGTGGTCCCGGCCGGGTAGTACTCGCGCGGCCGCCAGTGCACCCGGGCCCCCTGCGACTCGTCGGGCAGCCAGGCCCAGCTGCCCTCGACCGGCGGGTCGGTGGTGACGGCGAGCGCCTTCTCGACGGCGGCCTTGTCGCTGATGGTCGAATCGAACTGGATGATCACCGGCGCGGCCACCCCGACGGTCTGACCGTCGGCCAGCTGGAACTGCCCACCGACCTTCTTGGTGGGCGAGACGGTGGTGAACTTCCCGGACACGGGCACGGCCTTGCCGTTGTGGCCGACCGCCGCGCCGCTCCACGTGTAGGTGGAGTCGTAGCCCAGCGGCTCGGTGGTCGTGTAGACCGTGCGGTCCTGGTTGAACGTGCCGGCAACCGCCTTGCCGGACGAGTTCGTCAGCGTGACGTGCTGGAACCAGCCTTCGCTGACCTGGACGCTGATGGGCGCGATCGGCACCACGTTGTCGGCCGCCGGGGTGTTCAGGGCCGGCTGGTAGGTCAGCTGCGGCGCCGGCGGCTCCTTCTTCTCGGCCTGTTTCGTCGCGGTGCCCGCGCACGCGGCCAGCAGGCCCGGGGCGAAAACGCCCAGGCCGAGGGTCGCCAAAGCCACGCGCCGGTTGATCGGCGGCGGGGCGCTGGGCGTGGTCACGACATCCAAAGATACCGGGCGAAAGCGACCCGCCTCGCCGCGACAATGCGAGGTCGGGGCAACAATCCGCGAGATTGCCGCTACAGCCTGCAGCCGAGCAGGACCGGTTCCGGCTGCAGTGTGATACCAAACACGTCATGCACCCGGGTCCGGATCAACCGGGCCAGAGCGAGCACGTCCTCGGTGTTCGCGCCGCCGCGGTTGGTGAGCGCCAGCGCATGCTTGGTGGACAGCCGACAGCGGGCTTCGAGACCGCCGGGATCCGGCTCGGGATATCCCTTGGCGAAGCCCGCCCGCTCCACGAGCCAGCCGGCGGCCAGCTTGACGCCGTCCGGGGCCGGATAGTGCGGCACCGGACCGTCGATCGTGTCCGCCAGCCGCTCGCAGACGTCCGGGGCGACCACCGGATTGGTGAAGAACGAGCCCACACTCCACGTGTCGTGATCGGCCGCGTCCAGCACCATGCCCTTGCGGCCGCGCAACCTCAGCACCGCTTCGCGGACCGCCCGTGGCTCGGCGCGCTCCCCCGCGCTCACGTCGAGCGCATCTGCCAGCTCCCCATAGCGCAGCGGCGCGCTGCGGCCCGCGGCGTCCAGCGCGAACTCCACTTCCAGCACCACCCGGGCCGGTCCCAGCCCGACGGCCTCGCCGTGCTTGAAAATGCTTGTCCGATAACCGAATTCGAGCTCGCTGCCCGGTACCCAGCGCACCGTGCCGCTGTCGCGCTCCAGCACCCGGACCCGGGTGATGCAGTCGGACACCTCAGCCCCGTACGCCCCGACGTTCTGCACCGGGGTGGCCCCGGCCGAACCGGGGATGCCGGACAGGCACTCCAGCCCCCCCAAGCCGTGCTCGATGCTGCGGACCACCACGTCGTCCCACACCGCACCCGCCTCCGCGCGCAGCAGGTTGCCGTCGACGGTGATGCCGCCGTTGGCCAGCCGCACGGCGGTCACGCCGGTCAGGGAGTCGGCGAGCACCACATTCGAACCGCCGGCGAACACCAGAACGGCCTCGTCCACGCCGTCGTCGCGCCCGTCCAGCTCCCGCAGCACGGCGATGACGTGATCGGTGCTGGTGCACGTGATGAGCCGCCGCGCCACGGGTCCGATCCGCAGGGTCGTCAACGGCGCCAGCGGCGCCTGCTCGGCGACCTGCGCGCCGGCGTGAAGCCGACCGGCAGCGCTGGGTCTCATGGCCCGTAACGGTAGCCTGACCAGCTATGCCGCATTCATTCGAGTTGTCGGCCGACTACGAGGACAACGCCGAAACGCTGTATCAGGCCTTCCGTGAGGAGGACTACTGGCTGGCCAGGCTGGCCGACATTCCCGTCGACGAGGCGAAACTGGATTCGATGCGCATCGGCGGCGACGGCACCGTCGACGTGGTCACGCTGCAGGTCGTGCGCAGCCACAACCTGCACGCGCTCGTCAAGCAACTGCACCGGGGTGATCTCTGTGTGCGCCGCGAAGAGACATGGGACCCCTTCGCCGACGGGGTGGCGCGGGGCCTCATCGCGGGCACGATCGTGGGCACTCCGGTCGACGTGTCGGGCAGCGCCGA
Proteins encoded in this region:
- a CDS encoding SDR family oxidoreductase, translating into MVAIGRNERVAVVTGASSGIGEATARTLAAQGFHVVAVARRAQRIQALADEIGGTAIVADVTDDAAVDSLSAALGRVDVLVNNAGGARGLEFVADADLEHWRWMWETNVLGTLRVTRALLPRLIDSGDGLIVTVTSIAALETYDGGAGYTAAKHAQGALHRTLRGELLGKPVRLTEIAPGAVETEFSLVRFDGDEKRADDVYTGITPLTAGDIAEVIGFVASRPSHVDLDLVVIRPRDQASASRFNRRG
- a CDS encoding L,D-transpeptidase, whose amino-acid sequence is MDVVTTPSAPPPINRRVALATLGLGVFAPGLLAACAGTATKQAEKKEPPAPQLTYQPALNTPAADNVVPIAPISVQVSEGWFQHVTLTNSSGKAVAGTFNQDRTVYTTTEPLGYDSTYTWSGAAVGHNGKAVPVSGKFTTVSPTKKVGGQFQLADGQTVGVAAPVIIQFDSTISDKAAVEKALAVTTDPPVEGSWAWLPDESQGARVHWRPREYYPAGTTVNVDAKLYGLPFGDGAYGADDISLRIQIGRRQVVKAEVSSHRIQVVTDAGVIMDFPCSYGEADKARNVTRNGIHVVTEKYADFYMSNPAAGYTNAHERWAVRISNNGEFIHANPSSAGAQGNSNVTNGCINLSTGDAEEYYHSAIYGDPVEVTGSTIQLSYADGDIWDWAVDWDTWVAMSALPPPKAHAPSTQIPVTAPVTPTDAPTLSGTPTTTTTTSSSPVPSPGG
- a CDS encoding UDP-N-acetylmuramate dehydrogenase → MRPSAAGRLHAGAQVAEQAPLAPLTTLRIGPVARRLITCTSTDHVIAVLRELDGRDDGVDEAVLVFAGGSNVVLADSLTGVTAVRLANGGITVDGNLLRAEAGAVWDDVVVRSIEHGLGGLECLSGIPGSAGATPVQNVGAYGAEVSDCITRVRVLERDSGTVRWVPGSELEFGYRTSIFKHGEAVGLGPARVVLEVEFALDAAGRSAPLRYGELADALDVSAGERAEPRAVREAVLRLRGRKGMVLDAADHDTWSVGSFFTNPVVAPDVCERLADTIDGPVPHYPAPDGVKLAAGWLVERAGFAKGYPEPDPGGLEARCRLSTKHALALTNRGGANTEDVLALARLIRTRVHDVFGITLQPEPVLLGCRL
- a CDS encoding DUF2505 domain-containing protein, with the protein product MPHSFELSADYEDNAETLYQAFREEDYWLARLADIPVDEAKLDSMRIGGDGTVDVVTLQVVRSHNLHALVKQLHRGDLCVRREETWDPFADGVARGLIAGTIVGTPVDVSGSAELSSTEPGGARLTYRITVKVRIPIIGGKVEKLIGTHLGELVSREQRLTADWIAANA